A section of the Candidatus Methylomirabilis sp. genome encodes:
- the thiE gene encoding thiamine phosphate synthase, translating into MPKAGEAPSPPDPRRWGLYVITDRQQTGGRSLDAVVAEALAGGARAFQLREKDLPARDLCRLAESLLARTRAGEAVLLINDRVDVALGVGADGVHLTRRSLPPAAVRPLLRPGMLLGVSCHNKEEAVEAVQGGADFVLLGPIFPTPAKAAYGPPAGPDLIRRVRPAVPCALLAVGGITAANAAEVLAAGADGVAAISAVMAAPDGRAAARALLVAVRRPPRPV; encoded by the coding sequence TTGCCTAAGGCGGGGGAGGCGCCGTCCCCTCCCGACCCCAGGCGGTGGGGACTCTACGTCATCACCGACCGGCAGCAGACCGGCGGCCGGTCGCTCGACGCGGTCGTCGCGGAGGCCCTGGCGGGCGGCGCCAGGGCCTTCCAGTTGCGGGAGAAGGACCTGCCGGCCCGCGACCTCTGCCGCCTGGCGGAGTCCCTCCTGGCCCGGACCCGTGCGGGGGAGGCTGTGCTCTTGATCAACGATCGGGTGGACGTGGCCCTCGGCGTCGGAGCGGACGGGGTGCACCTGACGCGCCGGAGCCTGCCGCCGGCGGCGGTGCGCCCCCTGCTGCGACCTGGAATGCTCCTCGGGGTCTCCTGCCACAACAAGGAGGAGGCCGTCGAGGCGGTGCAGGGTGGAGCGGACTTCGTCCTCCTCGGCCCGATCTTCCCGACCCCTGCAAAGGCGGCATACGGTCCGCCTGCTGGGCCGGACCTCATCCGCCGGGTCCGGCCTGCGGTCCCGTGTGCGCTCCTGGCCGTGGGAGGGATCACCGCAGCCAACGCCGCCGAGGTCCTCGCGGCCGGGGCGGACGGGGTCGCGGCCATTTCGGCGGTGATGGCCGCCCCGGACGGGCGTGCAGCCGCACGGGCCCTGCTGGTGGCCGTCCGTCGCCCGCCGCGCCCAGTCTGA
- the thiS gene encoding sulfur carrier protein ThiS, whose amino-acid sequence MQLRVNGKTRVGREGLTVTGLLDDLQIHPQRVAVQLNGEILRREQFPEVVLKDGDTVEIITFMAGGTGEGGAAW is encoded by the coding sequence ATGCAGCTTCGGGTAAACGGCAAGACTCGGGTCGGCCGGGAGGGGCTGACCGTGACGGGCCTGCTCGACGACCTCCAGATCCACCCGCAGCGAGTGGCGGTGCAGCTGAACGGCGAGATCCTCCGACGGGAACAGTTCCCGGAGGTGGTCCTGAAGGATGGGGACACGGTGGAGATCATCACCTTTATGGCCGGCGGGACGGGGGAAGGAGGGGCCGCATGGTGA
- a CDS encoding NYN domain-containing protein: MRVLVDGYNVIRRLPELRMVERAEGLAAGRDALCARLRAYRRARGHPVTVVFDGAGGVGASSGAGGLTVSFSRAGETADAVIARLLERGGSGVVVVSSDAAVAAAARRAGAAPITAEEFGARLEAVAPGVLKEKELDEEAPPAPAKGKGPSRRLPKAERARRARLRRL; this comes from the coding sequence TTGCGCGTCCTGGTGGACGGGTATAACGTCATCCGGCGTCTGCCGGAGCTCCGGATGGTGGAGCGGGCCGAGGGGCTCGCGGCGGGGCGCGACGCCCTCTGTGCGCGACTCCGGGCCTACCGGCGGGCGCGGGGGCACCCGGTGACCGTCGTCTTCGATGGCGCGGGCGGCGTAGGCGCATCCAGCGGGGCCGGGGGTCTGACGGTGTCTTTCTCCCGGGCGGGTGAGACGGCCGATGCCGTCATTGCGCGGCTCCTGGAGCGGGGCGGCAGCGGCGTCGTGGTTGTCAGTTCGGACGCGGCCGTGGCCGCCGCCGCCCGCCGCGCGGGAGCGGCCCCCATCACGGCCGAGGAGTTCGGGGCGCGGCTTGAGGCGGTTGCCCCCGGCGTTCTGAAGGAAAAGGAGTTGGACGAGGAGGCGCCGCCGGCCCCGGCCAAGGGGAAGGGCCCGAGCCGCCGGCTGCCGAAGGCGGAGCGGGCGCGCCGGGCGC
- a CDS encoding thiazole synthase, whose amino-acid sequence MVTQDPLRLGGREFRSRLIVGTGKYPDYATMQRAHEASGAEIVTVAVRRVNLDRTQESLLNYIDASRYTLLPNTAGCYTAEDAIRYAQLGREVGLSNWVKLEVIGDEKTLFPDTEGLVQATRVLVKEGFVVLPYTNDDVVVARKLEDAGAAAVMPLGAPIGSGLGIRNPYNIRIILEAVKIPVIVDAGVGTASDAAIAMELGCDGVLMNTAIAGAKDPVMMAAAMRQAVEAGRLAFLAGRIPKKLYATASSPLEGMIA is encoded by the coding sequence ATGGTGACCCAGGACCCCCTCCGACTGGGCGGCCGGGAGTTCCGCTCCCGGCTGATCGTCGGGACGGGGAAGTATCCCGATTACGCCACGATGCAGCGGGCCCACGAGGCCTCGGGGGCCGAAATCGTGACGGTGGCGGTCCGCCGGGTGAACCTGGACCGCACGCAGGAGTCCCTGCTCAACTACATTGACGCGTCCCGCTACACCCTCCTCCCGAACACCGCCGGCTGCTACACGGCGGAGGACGCGATCCGGTACGCGCAGCTGGGCCGGGAGGTGGGCCTCTCCAACTGGGTGAAACTGGAGGTCATCGGGGACGAGAAGACCCTCTTCCCCGACACCGAGGGGCTGGTGCAGGCGACGCGCGTGCTGGTCAAGGAGGGGTTCGTCGTCCTCCCCTACACCAACGATGATGTGGTGGTGGCGAGGAAGCTCGAGGATGCGGGGGCAGCGGCGGTGATGCCGCTCGGGGCGCCCATCGGGTCCGGGCTCGGCATCCGGAACCCCTACAACATCCGGATCATCCTGGAGGCGGTCAAGATCCCGGTCATCGTGGACGCCGGAGTGGGGACCGCCTCCGACGCGGCGATCGCCATGGAGTTGGGCTGCGACGGGGTCCTGATGAACACTGCCATCGCCGGGGCAAAGGACCCGGTCATGATGGCCGCGGCCATGCGCCAGGCCGTCGAAGCTGGCCGCCTCGCCTTCCTCGCCGGCCGGATCCCGAAGAAGCTCTATGCCACCGCCTCCTCTCCGCTGGAGGGGATGATTGCCTAA